One genomic region from Euleptes europaea isolate rEulEur1 chromosome 6, rEulEur1.hap1, whole genome shotgun sequence encodes:
- the CDK2AP2 gene encoding cyclin-dependent kinase 2-associated protein 2 isoform X2, producing MGYVQAMKPPGAQGSQSTYTDLLSVIEEMGKEIRPTYAGSKSAMERLKRGIIHARALVRECLAETERNART from the exons ATGGGCTACGTGCAG GCTATGAAGCCACCAGGTGCCCAAGGTTCCCAGAGCACATACACGGACCTGCTTTCTGTAATTGAGGAGATGGGCAAGGAGATCCGACCTACTTATGCAGGCAGCAAGAGCGCCATGGAGCGGCTGAAGCGAG GGATTATCCATGCCCGAGCACTGGTAAGAGAGTGTCTGGCAGAGACAGAGCGCAATGCCCGTACGTAA